Proteins found in one Vallitalea guaymasensis genomic segment:
- a CDS encoding ABC transporter substrate-binding protein, whose amino-acid sequence MKRKIISVLLIMCLVVISAGCKAENSDEEKEVTLNYYSHVDENGTLTNIINRFHEENPNIKVNVVELPADTNKKLQMISTALQAEDDSLDMFDADVTWPPIFASAGWVTDLTDQLTQDEKDKYLPGAINANIYKDKLWGLPYRIDAGMLYYRKDLLKKYNKPVPETWEELVETATYIMEKEPEMKGLAGSWKQYEGLTCNLMEYVWSYGGDVFDEDGKVIYNSPETVKATKMMVDMINTSKITPEGIINFGSGDARAPFFAGKLVFLRDWPSGWNKSQDADKSQVVGKVGIAQLPKADKDGNSYSTLGGWQIMVSKFSKNQEEAIKFAKFMAGEEAEKMEALGLSHLPSIKSLYEDKEILEKMPFVENMLPVFMNANPRPKSPYYSEISNVLQLQTQLAFVGEKTVEDAVKDADNEIKKIIGQ is encoded by the coding sequence TCTCATGTTGATGAAAATGGAACACTTACCAATATTATAAATAGATTTCACGAAGAAAATCCTAATATTAAAGTTAATGTTGTTGAATTACCAGCTGATACTAATAAAAAGTTACAGATGATTAGTACAGCATTGCAGGCAGAGGATGATTCGTTGGATATGTTTGATGCGGATGTAACATGGCCTCCAATTTTTGCTTCAGCTGGCTGGGTAACAGATTTAACTGACCAATTGACACAAGATGAAAAAGATAAATATCTGCCTGGTGCAATAAATGCAAATATATATAAGGATAAATTATGGGGACTACCTTACAGAATTGATGCAGGTATGCTTTATTACAGAAAAGACTTATTGAAAAAATATAATAAGCCTGTTCCAGAAACTTGGGAAGAGTTAGTTGAAACAGCTACATATATAATGGAAAAAGAACCAGAAATGAAAGGTTTGGCAGGGTCATGGAAACAATATGAAGGTTTGACATGTAATTTAATGGAATATGTTTGGAGTTATGGTGGGGATGTTTTCGATGAAGACGGAAAAGTGATCTACAATTCCCCTGAAACTGTTAAAGCCACAAAGATGATGGTTGATATGATTAATACTTCAAAAATTACTCCAGAAGGAATTATCAACTTTGGTAGCGGTGATGCTAGAGCTCCATTTTTTGCTGGAAAATTAGTTTTTCTAAGAGACTGGCCAAGTGGATGGAACAAATCACAAGATGCAGATAAATCACAAGTAGTAGGAAAAGTTGGGATAGCACAATTACCAAAAGCAGATAAAGATGGTAACAGTTATTCTACTCTTGGTGGATGGCAAATCATGGTATCAAAATTTTCAAAGAACCAAGAAGAGGCAATAAAATTTGCTAAATTCATGGCTGGTGAAGAAGCTGAGAAAATGGAAGCTCTTGGACTAAGTCATTTACCATCTATCAAGTCATTATATGAAGATAAAGAGATTCTTGAAAAAATGCCTTTTGTTGAGAATATGTTACCAGTATTCATGAATGCTAATCCAAGACCAAAATCACCATATTATTCAGAAATCTCCAATGTACTTCAACTACAGACACAATTAGCTTTTGTAGGAGAAAAAACAGTTGAAGATGCAGTTAAAGATGCTGATAACGAGATTAAGAAGATAATCGGACAATAA
- a CDS encoding phosphodiester glycosidase family protein: MMIYKHNYVAGAYKRKLTKGYFQYLRYNYGSVKVDKAKGNEVIIDYALDLAYSKDKVDKYRYQHYYNKLKDYFMDFTLLEDYTDEEIYGDIHKIRQETFDKDMKDIYSSYSLDEEYISTNKLEKLNFDNAIINLIYSGIPKKIRYNTSVINKLEILKTKMMIAEELIFLAGDNKQLLTLLQIIVNNELLEFRDKKIVIYVKKSSIHDEATIDDYYDIMDNQATIESNDLIKKNTQIKIYDNTSVGMDFSKLEKEDAILFGKASSNKTLVIGLGEKHIFSLKNVSFDYFILSTVQNVVVSRYTNIYRNGSSDIPYIIGYVIKEFDCDYDFTGNERITMSLFHYNCLLNEYGIKRCREVFKSGEDINNLLPIKYMNFYSTSIKRNDFPEFLMDKQQSEADYKVAEREILYEFINNHFRGKYISCYYNADNIEKTTDDVYNHEHNNNVLVTGLLFDDNVSLKPVEAEKLNKSLISPREYFKNDIERDLRYCCNFLYFATDNIVEAYNSTRKELPNEKIDVGKIFLGYKYVNEDTNREEYFPLYNKAFIGCTKSGQVIFGRRTLQGGKIIINNEEITWDRDDVNSDNGNVNIITPYIDNQDLSKNNEDYRKFFYSYGKNRLNIVIINNKIVCVRYGEVSIPSIGVVLSVTGDYIKRLVDSLGLTGINDDYYKITKPYKLDVYLEKPEDMTQGQWDDISWVYGGATLLVENGKNLVSNNQVQIEAFKREGWFHPLSMQTQETQVQDWVRGPRTVVGLTRTNKFFVFVFSGRTKESCGANFNEIVGILEKEVGAVDWVMNLDGGASSCLSMIYKNQLIELSYPCTSDLSSAGMIRPINSMLIMK, translated from the coding sequence ATGATGATTTATAAACATAATTATGTTGCAGGAGCCTATAAAAGAAAATTGACAAAAGGCTATTTTCAATACTTAAGGTATAATTATGGTTCTGTAAAGGTAGATAAAGCAAAAGGTAATGAAGTAATAATTGATTATGCTCTGGATCTTGCCTATAGTAAAGATAAAGTGGATAAATACCGTTACCAACATTATTATAATAAGCTTAAAGATTATTTTATGGATTTTACTCTTTTAGAAGATTATACAGATGAGGAGATATACGGTGATATACATAAAATCAGACAAGAAACATTTGATAAAGACATGAAAGATATTTATAGTAGCTATAGTTTAGATGAAGAATATATTTCAACGAATAAATTGGAAAAATTGAATTTTGATAATGCCATTATTAATTTAATTTATAGTGGTATACCAAAGAAAATAAGATACAATACTAGTGTAATCAATAAGTTGGAAATTTTGAAAACTAAGATGATGATTGCAGAAGAACTTATATTTTTAGCAGGTGACAATAAACAATTATTAACTCTTTTGCAGATAATCGTCAACAATGAGTTATTAGAGTTTAGAGATAAAAAAATAGTTATCTATGTAAAAAAAAGTAGCATTCATGATGAAGCAACAATTGATGATTATTATGATATTATGGATAATCAAGCTACTATAGAATCTAATGACTTAATTAAAAAGAATACACAAATAAAAATCTATGACAATACTTCTGTAGGAATGGATTTCAGTAAACTGGAGAAAGAAGATGCCATATTATTTGGTAAAGCCTCCAGTAATAAAACACTTGTTATAGGTCTAGGTGAGAAACATATATTTTCATTGAAAAATGTTTCTTTTGATTACTTTATATTGTCTACTGTTCAAAATGTAGTAGTTTCAAGATATACTAACATTTATAGAAACGGCAGCAGTGATATTCCATATATAATAGGTTATGTCATAAAAGAGTTTGATTGTGATTATGACTTTACTGGTAATGAAAGAATAACTATGAGCTTATTTCATTATAATTGTTTACTTAATGAATATGGTATAAAAAGATGTAGAGAGGTATTTAAATCAGGTGAAGATATTAACAACTTGCTGCCCATTAAATACATGAATTTTTATTCAACAAGTATAAAGAGGAATGATTTTCCAGAGTTTCTAATGGATAAACAACAAAGTGAAGCAGATTATAAAGTTGCAGAAAGAGAAATCTTATATGAATTTATCAATAATCATTTTAGAGGTAAATATATCTCATGTTATTATAATGCAGATAATATAGAAAAGACAACAGATGATGTTTATAATCATGAACACAATAATAATGTACTTGTAACAGGGTTGTTATTTGATGATAATGTTTCATTAAAACCTGTAGAAGCAGAAAAATTAAATAAAAGTTTGATTTCACCTAGGGAGTATTTTAAGAATGATATAGAACGAGATCTAAGATATTGCTGTAACTTTTTATATTTTGCCACGGATAATATTGTTGAAGCTTATAATTCTACAAGGAAAGAACTTCCAAATGAAAAGATTGATGTAGGTAAGATTTTTCTTGGATACAAGTATGTAAATGAAGATACTAACAGAGAAGAATATTTTCCATTATATAATAAAGCATTCATAGGCTGTACCAAATCCGGTCAAGTAATTTTCGGTAGAAGAACTTTACAAGGTGGTAAGATAATAATCAACAATGAAGAAATTACATGGGATAGAGATGATGTAAATAGTGACAATGGAAATGTCAATATCATTACTCCATATATTGATAATCAGGATTTGAGCAAGAATAATGAAGATTATAGAAAATTTTTCTATTCATATGGTAAAAATAGGTTAAATATTGTTATAATAAATAATAAAATAGTTTGTGTAAGATATGGAGAAGTATCTATACCTAGTATAGGAGTTGTTCTGTCTGTTACAGGCGATTATATAAAAAGGTTAGTAGATTCACTGGGATTGACTGGTATTAATGATGATTATTATAAAATTACTAAACCTTATAAACTGGATGTATATCTTGAAAAGCCTGAGGATATGACCCAAGGACAATGGGATGATATTAGTTGGGTTTATGGTGGAGCTACACTGCTAGTTGAAAATGGCAAGAATCTGGTTTCTAATAACCAAGTGCAAATTGAAGCATTTAAAAGAGAAGGATGGTTTCATCCTCTTTCAATGCAGACCCAAGAGACTCAAGTACAAGATTGGGTTAGAGGTCCTAGAACAGTTGTTGGTCTAACGAGAACTAATAAATTTTTTGTGTTCGTTTTTTCTGGAAGAACAAAAGAAAGTTGTGGAGCTAATTTCAATGAAATAGTTGGTATTCTAGAAAAAGAAGTAGGAGCAGTTGATTGGGTAATGAATCTAGACGGAGGAGCTTCTAGTTGTCTAAGTATGATTTATAAGAATCAACTAATTGAACTGAGCTATCCATGTACATCAGATCTTTCGTCAGCAGGAATGATAAGACCAATAAATTCTATGTTAATTATGAAATAG
- a CDS encoding carbohydrate ABC transporter permease produces the protein MQKQKAKMGYIFIIPSIVLVLVFIVYPVINTINMSLYDLRIQTLAEGKKFVGFDNYIKLFSDKTFIESLKFTLMFTVVAVTLETLIGMIFALIMNKAIPGQGIIRTAVLVPWAIPTIVSGLMWQFMYSDQYGIINLILSKLHLIQDYIPWLIEKNTAIIAVIIADVWKTTPYMSLLILSGLQTVPESLYEAASLDGANKIQRFFRITLPIIKPVVVVAILFRVLATFRIYDLVVALTSGGPADGTQSLSLYTIKTYFNFGNLGYGATLAVVTFIISLLISFLFMDALKTKMEKV, from the coding sequence ATGCAAAAACAGAAGGCCAAAATGGGTTATATATTCATAATACCTTCAATTGTATTAGTATTGGTTTTTATAGTATATCCTGTTATTAATACAATTAACATGAGTCTTTATGATCTTCGTATTCAGACTTTGGCAGAGGGCAAGAAATTTGTTGGGTTTGATAATTATATCAAATTATTCAGTGATAAGACTTTTATAGAGAGTTTGAAGTTTACATTGATGTTTACAGTTGTTGCTGTAACCTTGGAAACTTTGATAGGTATGATTTTTGCCTTAATCATGAATAAAGCTATTCCAGGACAAGGTATAATTAGAACTGCTGTACTAGTGCCTTGGGCTATACCTACTATAGTTTCAGGTTTGATGTGGCAGTTCATGTATAGTGATCAATATGGAATCATCAATCTTATACTAAGCAAACTTCATCTTATTCAAGATTATATACCTTGGCTTATTGAGAAAAATACAGCCATAATAGCAGTTATTATTGCGGATGTATGGAAAACTACACCTTACATGTCACTGCTTATTCTATCAGGGCTTCAAACAGTTCCTGAAAGTCTATATGAAGCGGCTTCCCTTGATGGAGCTAACAAGATACAGAGATTTTTTAGAATTACACTGCCAATAATTAAACCGGTTGTTGTTGTAGCTATATTATTTAGAGTGCTTGCTACATTCCGTATATATGATTTGGTAGTCGCACTAACAAGCGGTGGGCCAGCTGACGGAACTCAAAGTTTATCTCTATATACAATCAAGACTTATTTCAATTTTGGTAATCTTGGATATGGTGCAACATTAGCCGTAGTAACCTTTATAATTTCCCTATTGATAAGCTTTTTGTTTATGGATGCGTTGAAGACCAAGATGGAGAAGGTGTAA
- a CDS encoding carbohydrate ABC transporter permease, whose amino-acid sequence MMKKNTKSIKLKKYIKGVLFALFFIFFVGGIIFPFIWQFLNSFKNQKDLFSIPPTFWPSEWTLQNYIDVFERQPFLLYLKNSTVISLVSTALSVSIGCLASYAVSRTDIKGKKVFMLVLLSITLLPPITIINPIYKMMKNLRLLNTYWGLALAITTTQLPMAVWFLSTFFKSVPNTLEESAMIDGASIFKCFYKIIMPLVAPGLFTVSILVFITAWNQYLFAQVLNPLKIRRTVTVGITLYQTDYTVPWGTMCAASIVITVPLIIVVLLLQRKIISGILDGGVKE is encoded by the coding sequence ATGATGAAAAAAAATACTAAATCAATAAAACTAAAAAAATATATTAAAGGAGTTTTGTTTGCCTTATTCTTCATATTTTTTGTTGGTGGAATCATATTTCCGTTTATATGGCAATTTTTAAATTCATTTAAGAATCAGAAAGATCTATTTAGCATTCCTCCCACATTTTGGCCATCAGAATGGACATTACAGAATTACATAGATGTCTTTGAAAGACAACCCTTTTTACTATATTTGAAAAACAGCACAGTTATTTCATTGGTAAGTACAGCATTGTCAGTGTCAATAGGATGTTTAGCAAGCTATGCTGTTTCAAGAACTGATATAAAAGGGAAAAAGGTATTCATGTTAGTGCTGCTGAGCATAACTTTACTACCACCAATAACAATTATTAATCCTATATATAAAATGATGAAGAATCTTAGATTGCTTAACACTTATTGGGGGCTGGCACTAGCTATCACAACCACACAATTACCAATGGCAGTATGGTTCTTATCAACATTTTTCAAATCAGTACCTAATACTTTAGAAGAGAGCGCAATGATTGATGGAGCATCTATTTTCAAATGCTTCTATAAAATTATCATGCCTCTTGTTGCACCGGGATTATTTACTGTAAGTATACTTGTATTCATAACTGCATGGAATCAATATCTATTTGCGCAAGTATTGAATCCATTAAAGATTAGACGTACGGTTACAGTAGGAATCACTCTTTATCAAACAGATTATACTGTTCCTTGGGGAACCATGTGTGCAGCTTCTATTGTAATCACAGTACCACTGATAATTGTTGTTCTATTACTCCAAAGAAAGATTATATCAGGTATACTTGATGGAGGAGTAAAAGAATGA